From the genome of Glycine soja cultivar W05 chromosome 14, ASM419377v2, whole genome shotgun sequence:
CCCCCCACCCCCCCACATCCACTCACTTCTCTCCTTCTTCCCATGCCACCTTCCCCTTCTTTCCCTTCAGGTACCATCTACAACAATAACCTAAAATTCCTCTCTCCAAAATCCCCTTAACCTCTcacactttctttcttttttccactCTGAAGTCAACCTCATTTcagtttcaattttaatttttctctcttcataactatattttttattactattattttttttttttgacagagaACCGAACAAAATGGAGGAAGAGGCGGAAGAGAGAATCCTACAAACGCAACCAGAAGCGTCACGGCGACGACGACGACTCCGACGATGACAACGAGCCCGACGACGATGACTCCGACGACCAATTCCGCAGCCCTAGCGCCCAACTCGCGGACCCGCGGCGCGTGGATATCGAGGTCGTGTCGCCCGAGGGGGTCCAGATTTCGCGGTTCCCGCCGGCGATCAGGCGCGAGGTGACCCGCCCCCACGCGGTGGTCGTGGCAATCGCAGCGCTGGAGGTCGGCGACGACAAATCACATCACAACAACGTTCCGGTTCTGGAGAATGTGTCGCACGGCCAGCTCCAGGTGCTGTCGGCGGTGTCCACCGATTGCCTCGGCGGCGGCTCGAGCTTCGTCGTTGCTCCACCGCCAGTTTCGAAAGGCTCCGGCGTGGTTAAGCGGTTCGGGAGTAGGGTTCTTGTTGTTCCTATGCATTCAGGTTCTTGACTCCCTTGGATTTgaacttttttctgtttttcgtGGAATGTTTCTCTTTGGTTGCTTTGTGTACATgatgttataattataaaaaaggaatTAGTACTTCAGAGTATATCTTAAACCTTGTCCCTAGTTTGAGTTCTTATGTTTTAGTGTACCGGGAGGTTGTTGTATCTCCTTAAAATTAGGGGTTAACTATTAATTTTGAatgtgattttttatataatattatattcaagAATTGAAATGCACTTGTAGTTTAgacgtttttttttaaatatgttgtcaTCTAATCATTAATTGACATATAATTGGAAATTCTTGACTTTTGTAATCATTACTTTAAAAGTCACACCTGAGATTATTTCTGATTGGTTCACCGTGGAAAAAAATCTATACAAGGTCAAGTAACATGTATCAAATTTAAACACTTTTCAAAGTGTATTGCATTTTTGTGTTGcaatgaattttaataaaaaaaaaacttattttgtttttccccCTTTGGTGGGAGTTTATGTTATTTGTTAAGCTCCAAGTATGTTTTGCTTGTGGGAGATTTGATCTGAAGATGTTTAGAATGAATTTTGGTTGATTTAACATGTTGAATTACATGATAAATTTGGAATATATGTGAGCAGATTGGTTTTCTCCAGCCTCAGTGCATCGACTTGAGAGACAAGCAGTGCCTCATTTCTTCTCAGGAAAGTTGCCAGATCATACACCAGATAAGTATGTGGAATGTAGGAACTACATTGTTGCAAGATACATGGAAGAGCCAGGGAAGAGGATTACAGTCTCTAGTTGCCAGGGATTGTTGGTTGGTGTTGGTAATGAAGATTTAACTCGAATTGTCAGGTTCCTTGATCACTGGGGAATTATCAATTACTGTGCTCAGGGCCCAAGTTGTGAGAATTCGGACAATGAGACTTACCTGAAGGAGGACACAAGTGGTGCAATATGTGTGCCATCAACAGCTTTAAGATCCATAGATAGTTTGGTTGAATTTGACAGGCCCAAGTGTAAATTCAAAGCAGATGAAATTTATTCATCTCGAACAATGCACAATACTGATATTTCTGATTTGGATGACAGAATAAGAGAGCATCTATCTGAAAACCATTGCCATTATTGTTCTCGTTCTCTTCCTATTGTATACTACCAATCACAAAAAGAGGTACACTGGCTTTTTGTTTTAAACTCAACTCTTTCATCACTCTACCATGAATAAACCTGTGGCTGTCAATTACTTTTGTCCTATTCGTAATATGCTGGAATTTGTCAGTTATTAACACATGGCAGTGCATAGGTATGACATTGAATTCTCTGTACATATGATTGTCGGAGAGTGGAGACAAACCTCCTTTAGTTAAGAGATTATTCATTACACATGTCATTGGTTTTTTTCTTAGGCTTCTGTGTTAGATGTGgttttattattgaaataaatatttgaaggtATCAATAAGAAATATCTGATGATTTGTGTATTTGATGAGCTTTGATATTAATTTGTTAGGGAACATTCTATaaccatttttttcttcatgtaaTCATTGTATAGAAGAGCCCCATAGGAGTAGAGCAAACTAAATGaagatataaaataagaaagacTAGAAACTGAAAATGAACTTTGGCTTTGTTATTAAATCAAAGAAATCTACTCAAGATACCTTTGGCTAGCCTTCTTAGCATAATTAGAGTACCAGCCCAACTCTGGTAACAGGATTAAGTTGTTTCTTGAATTCTTGCATATTTCTCTCTACTAAGGGAACCCAATTGGAATaatctttcatatttttccattttcttcctcttttgtttCTCCCCATTGTGGCTTCAATCCCATTCTCTAACATTAACATATCGTTCCATGTCAACTGTACTTGAACATGCTAATTTGAAGCTAAAACTGCACGTTTGCTGCAGTTTGTGCTTAGTTGAAATTTCAGACATGAATAGGCATTCTTCCATTTAACCGTAACAAAGTCTGACAGCTGGCAAATGGTTGCCAATCTGTAAGATAGACAGTGCTTTATTAATACAGCTTAGTTGGGGTTCTTCAGGCAATGCTAGCGAACTATTTTAAAAGTTGGCACTCTGCTGCAAGGAAGCATTTCTCTGATTAATATTTCTTCTAAAGCTTACAACTTATGGGTACATTATGATGACCCTCCTCTAAAACTAAGCTGCAGAATGCCTTTGGAAACATTTATCATTATTTGTAGTTGGCATCTCATGTTTCAGGTTGATATTTTACTCTGCACTGATTGCTTTCATGATGGGAGATTTGTCACTGGTCATTCTAGTATAGATTTTATAAGGGTGGATTCAACTACAGATTATGGTGATCTAGATGGGGATAGTTGGACTGATCAAGAGACTTTGCTGCTGCTTGAAGCAGTGGAGGTTTACAATGAGAATTGGAATGAAATTGCTGAGCATGTTGGCACCAAGTCGAAAGCGCAATGCATTCTTCATTTTCTCCGTTTACCTGTAGAAGATGGAAAGTTGGAAAATATCAATGTTTCAAGTTTGTCTTTGTTATCCAATGTGAAGAATCAAGAGGATATTGGAAGATTGCATTGTTTCTCAAATGGAGATTCTTCAGGTCTGTCTTACTAAAACCTTCGAAACTTCTACTTGTGATATGGTTTGGATTTCATATCCTTGTTCTCACAGGACCTGTGCATAACAGCCAAGATTCTGATGGCAGGCTTCCTTTCACAAATTCTGGAAATCCAGTTATGGCACTGGTAGGTGACTGGTAATGATA
Proteins encoded in this window:
- the LOC114384592 gene encoding SWI/SNF complex subunit SWI3C-like; amino-acid sequence: MPPSPSFPSENRTKWRKRRKRESYKRNQKRHGDDDDSDDDNEPDDDDSDDQFRSPSAQLADPRRVDIEVVSPEGVQISRFPPAIRREVTRPHAVVVAIAALEVGDDKSHHNNVPVLENVSHGQLQVLSAVSTDCLGGGSSFVVAPPPVSKGSGVVKRFGSRVLVVPMHSDWFSPASVHRLERQAVPHFFSGKLPDHTPDKYVECRNYIVARYMEEPGKRITVSSCQGLLVGVGNEDLTRIVRFLDHWGIINYCAQGPSCENSDNETYLKEDTSGAICVPSTALRSIDSLVEFDRPKCKFKADEIYSSRTMHNTDISDLDDRIREHLSENHCHYCSRSLPIVYYQSQKEVDILLCTDCFHDGRFVTGHSSIDFIRVDSTTDYGDLDGDSWTDQETLLLLEAVEVYNENWNEIAEHVGTKSKAQCILHFLRLPVEDGKLENINVSSLSLLSNVKNQEDIGRLHCFSNGDSSGPVHNSQDSDGRLPFTNSGNPVMALVAFLASAVGPRVAATCAHAALASLSGNNSGSTAHIEAVENDNRTNSESIHNRDGGHDGEVANSNQKNKDMSKVLGSCGQHEGGSILLSAEKVKDAAKAGLSAAAMKAKLFADHEEREIQRLCANIVNNKLKRLELKLKQFAEIETQLMRECEQVEKVRQRLASERSHIISTRLGNGGTTPMNIAGVGPSTINNNSNGRQQMISASSSQPSISGYGNSQRVHPHMSFVPRPSVFGLGQRLPLSMIQQPQSTSSNPMVNGPSNLQPSPNHSMSRPVSRTNSDLG